The nucleotide sequence GCTAAAAACAGCAAGCTAAACAAAGAGGTATCCCGCCTCAGGGAAGGTATGAGTGCCCAGATATCCACCGCCGCCCAAAACAACGCCCTATACATCAAGGAAAACGAGGATATGAAGAAGAAACTGGCGACAATGGAGATGACTTTGTCGACTTTGTCCCAAAAGCCTAAAAGGGCGGAGCTTAAGACTCTCTACGTCTACGACAAGGCCATCCACCTCATGTACGCCAGAACCCCGGGATTCGCCACCGCCTGGGAAAGCGTCCTGAGGGAGGCGGAGCAGGAGATCGCCAAATCGGAGTCCGGGTTTATCCCCCTGATGAAGAAAGTTTTCCACCCCTCTCTGTCGGCGAAAACCGAACCAGATGAGACCGTCGTAGAGGCGGAGCCGGAACACAGCACTAACTGAGCCCCCAGAGGGAGACAGGAGGAGGGGGTAACCCCTCCTCCTGTCTTTTTATCAACGAAAAAGAGGAGGTGTTATTTTTGAAATTGTTAGTTCTCTCGACATTACTAATCTCCCTATGTACCCCTCTCTCCGGTACATCCGAGGCCCAGGGAATAGCCCTTCCATGGAAAAAAGAGCACGTCGACGCCCTCAGGGTCTTCCAGTTTCTGAACTATATCGATTTCGGCCTTGCGGAGGCCATAGAGACCGAGGACTCCCTGGTTTTAGCGAGACAATACGACACCCTAGCCAGCAACTTAGACCTGGCCATAGTCAGGGACGAGCAGGTCATAAGGGTTATAGAATCCCTCGGTAGACAGGTAGACAGGACCGAGACCAACAGACTGACACAACAGGTAGAGCAGATCTTCTCATCCAGGCTTTTCGAGGCAATATACAGATCGACGACCCCTACTGTGTCCACGGAAAAGGCGATACTGTCCAGAGTTCCTCTGATGGGCGCTCCTTGGTACGACTACCGAAGACACCGCCCCATATACACCGACAAAATGAGGGGCAAAATAGCCCTTACCGACGGCCAGTTAAGGGAGCTAACGGAGATAAGAAAGGACATGCTCAGGATCTCCTGGGAGCTTTTCGGAAAATACGACGTAGGTAAAAGCGAGAGACTGACAGAGAGGGAGATGGACCGGTTTGTAGCGGTGATAGCAGAAGATGACCCAGCGCTCAGAGCAAGGCAACTGAAAAGGCTTCTACAGGATCAGCCTGCCTTCGACTCGTTCCCTCCCTTTTGGTTCTACTCCGGAATGGCGGAACTCGAAGGAGATGGAGACAGGGGATACGCCTCTACGTGCATGGATAAATACGGCTCCTCCTACCGAGATATCTTTAAAAAAGACCCTCTGCTGGCGATGGCCGCGACGGCCAGGCTCTCTTTAACCCCAAAGAACAACAGAGTGCAGAGACTTAGAAACCTCGACCAGGTGAAAAGCAACTGCGCCGCCTCTGACTGGCAATATTACCTGCTGGCGGCGGTTGTCCAGGGAGAGATGGGGATTATCCACCAGGCCAGGGAGGACCTCCAGAGAAACATAGATAACGGCCACCAGATATCCCTGTGTACCAGGGCACTAGCCTCTATACTATACTCCGCCAGAGACATAAGGGGATTCGGTTCTATCATGTCAAAAGCCATTGAGTCTCCGAAGGTAAAAACCGGCGATATTCTGTCTATGGCGTCCCAATGTGATTCTCCAAAGTGCAAGGAATGGCTCAAAGAGGAGATATTCAGGATGAGTCTTACCGTCGCAGGGGTGGAGGAAAAATGCGTACGGCTGGAGGTCCCCGAAGGGTGGATAGACTTCCCCTGCTCTATGGACGTATCAGTTCAATGGTCCGACGATGAGCCAGGATGGACGGCCTCCCTTCCCTCGACGGCCTTGGCGGTCCTTCCAAAGGGCAAAGAAGACGAAGAAAACAGGTTGCTGGAGACCCCCGCCCTCGAGAAGGACCCAGGGTTGCCGGAGAGGCTAACAGCTACGATAGAGCACCCTTTGTTTACGATACAGACAGGATGGGAGCTAAATCCACCGGAAGAGGGTATGACCAGGGATATCCTTATCGGCCTAGGACGGGCCTTCCCTTTCTATCGTCCTGAGGCAGGAAGTTATAGGCTCATTTGGTTCTCCGTTGGAAACGGCCCCATCCACCGATACGAACCGGAGCCCGAGGCCAGAGAGACTATCCAAGAGGAACCTGCAAAAGAAGAACAAACAGAGACAGAGGAACCAGAGCTACCGCAGGAAGAGCCCCTATCGGAGGATAAGGGGCCGTCTCCAGAGCGAGGAGACGACCCTTTATCGGAAGATCACATCACTTAAACCAACGGTCGTAAAGGGCTTTTCTGTTGGAGACCACGACCTTGTCCACCAGCGTCTTCAGGTCTTTCGACCCTTTAGGGAGGACCACTCCGTATCGCTCGGTGGTTATCATACCGTCGATAGCCACCAGTTCGGGGTGGTCCCTCTCCGCCGTTATCACTACAGTGGCGTCGGACAGGGTTCCATCGACCTTTCCGTCCAGAAGGGCCTGAACGGTCTGAGCGGGGGTCTCAAACACCAAGGTCTGGGCGGACAGGTCGGACTTTGCCGAGTCATAGCCGGTGGAGCCAGCCATTACCGCCAAGGTCTTGCCCTCCAGGTCCAGAGGGTTGTCGTATCCCGATTCCCGCCTTACCAGCAGCTTCTGGCCGGTGTAGAAATACCACTGGGAGAAGTCACAGGCCCTCGCCCTGCTCTCCTTTATGGTAATTATCGATATGGCCATATCGAAGCGGCTCCAGGGATAGCTGCTGTACCAGGAAAGGGCTATAAGGCCATCCCAGGGAACCCTCACGAACCGGACCTTGACCCCTATTTCCTCCGCTATAAGCCTCCCTAGATCGACGTCCAAGCCCACCAGCTCGCCGTCTTTTTCGAAGAAAAAAGGCTCGCACTCGAAGTCCGCTACAGCGACCACAAGCTCCCCTTTTTTGATTATCTCCTCCAGCTTGTCCACCGCACCCAGAGAAGGTGAGGCGCAAAGTATCGACAGGATCACGACGGACAACAGGACTCTACCTAAACGAACGAACTTCATAACACATCAAACTCCTTCCCTACTACCACTTTAGACCGGCGATAAAGATCACTAGGATGCACACAGGAGCTATAAACCGAAGTATGAACATCCAGAGTTTTTTATGCCTGAAGGGAACAGCACCGCCACCGGTTATACCGTCGAACCCGGCGGAATAGGCCACCCAGCCGATAAATACGGCGGTGAGAAACCCTCCTGCTGGCATCAGCAGGTTGGAGGCGAAGAAGTCGGCGGCATCCAAAAAGGAGACACCGAAGACGTTTATGGTCACAGCCCCTTGGGACAGAGCCGACGGTATGCCTACGACTGAGATAAGCACCCCCAGCAGAATAGTGGCCTTCTTTCTGTCCCAACCTAAGCTATCGATCATGTAGGAGACTACCACCTCAAGAAGGGACACCGAGGAGGTCAGTGCGGCGAAGAAAAACAGCACGAAAAAGGAGGCCGCCCACAGCACTCCGCCGGGCATCTTGGCGAAAACCACGGGCAAAGTGATAAATGTCAGCCCAGCCCCCGCTCCTGGCTCCATGCCGAAGGCGAAGAGAGAGGGGAATATTATGAGCCCCGCCATAAGGGAGATCATAAAGGTCAGAAAGCATATCTGAAGGCTGGCCTTCGGGATATCGGTCTTATCGGGCAGGTAGCTTCCGTATATGACCATGGCCCCTATCCCCAAAGATAGCGAAAAGAAAGCCTGCC is from Dethiosulfovibrio salsuginis and encodes:
- a CDS encoding ABC transporter substrate-binding protein, producing MKFVRLGRVLLSVVILSILCASPSLGAVDKLEEIIKKGELVVAVADFECEPFFFEKDGELVGLDVDLGRLIAEEIGVKVRFVRVPWDGLIALSWYSSYPWSRFDMAISIITIKESRARACDFSQWYFYTGQKLLVRRESGYDNPLDLEGKTLAVMAGSTGYDSAKSDLSAQTLVFETPAQTVQALLDGKVDGTLSDATVVITAERDHPELVAIDGMITTERYGVVLPKGSKDLKTLVDKVVVSNRKALYDRWFK
- a CDS encoding sodium-dependent transporter, whose translation is MKAESSRGEWSSKIGFILAAAGSAIGLGSIWRFPYITGQSGGAVFVLVYLFLVFTIGISLMMAEIVIGKKGRLNAVGSFRRLGGKHWGLVGWIGVIAAFVILSYYGVIGGWTMAYVLKSFTGLISTSGSGEVAKIFEAFISDGKQMLFYQGLFMAATVIVVFRGVSGGIERLCTFCMPALFILMILLIGRALTLPGAMEGVVFFLKPDFSKLSGEVVLSAMGQAFFSLSLGIGAMVIYGSYLPDKTDIPKASLQICFLTFMISLMAGLIIFPSLFAFGMEPGAGAGLTFITLPVVFAKMPGGVLWAASFFVLFFFAALTSSVSLLEVVVSYMIDSLGWDRKKATILLGVLISVVGIPSALSQGAVTINVFGVSFLDAADFFASNLLMPAGGFLTAVFIGWVAYSAGFDGITGGGAVPFRHKKLWMFILRFIAPVCILVIFIAGLKW